The nucleotide window GTGTGGTGCAAACATTGAACAAtcttttgcatataaaataaaaagttatttaatagaaatactacattaattttaattttgaaaatagtcataacttttaaatttttattttattttcaaggaacgacttttcaaaattttatcatatcacaTTTCTCATATATCAACATAAAAATCTGTTTTCACATATATAAGAAAATCAAATCCATAGCTGGTCtaactaactatttaattttttttttgtatatataagataaaagtatttaatagaaacattacattaatactcataatttttattagatATCTATAAACtttcaacaatattaataatgtaattattttttatataattattgcAATGTTACGTTCAAAAGCATGAGTCTTTTActaattaactaaaaaaatcgCCAAGTTAAAatcttatgttgttatttttaaCCAGCAATGCATTAATACGAGCGGATGATCTACTCACCTAATTTTAGGTTTTGCTAGATTTTTTAGGGGATCAGACTTCAATCAGCTATTGAACATTAAATCACCATTTTTTTGGTTTAGGCTTTTCCCCCCCTATTTTTGTATGacttttattttagtttattttaataaaatttatgcaAGTTTAATTAAGTACCAACATataatgtaattattattttttgtttgaagggacataaatataattaatatacacTATAATAGTTGGACAAAAATATATGTAGACTAGAATATGCCTCACGACTAGGAGTGTAAGTGGTTCGGACAAAATCGACGAAAGCGATAGTCTAAATCGAAGAAGTATCCGATCTTGTCTGGTTCGGtttaaaaccaaaccaaactaatttGAATTGactttgtttggtttggtttttggtttttcATTTAGAGATCCAAGGAACCGATGGTAACTCCACTAACCATTTTACTAAAATTATCCCTCCTCAAACACTTATTATTATGTCCAAAATTAAAGCCCAAGATAAAATACTCCTTAACACTTTCTCTCATCATCATCTCATCTCATACTCagactttttttcatttcttcaaaaaaagaaaccaTATCCGTCAACTACACCTAACCGATCGTTCTTCACCACCGCTGAGATCGTCCATCTGTTGgttataaaaagttgtttgaaaaaatagagaacatgAAAAAACACAATATGAAATACAAAGTTTCATGAAATATTTTAGTATTATGTAAGTTGTAGGCACGAAATACAAATTAGtgagaatatattttattttaattctacTTTCAAATAAATCGATCAACTGAAGCGATCAAAACCAAACTAGACCGATTTATTTGGTTCGGTTCCTCTTTTGAAAAAGAGTGAAAACCGAACGAACGAAGAATTCCATCGGTTCGGATATTTTTTTGACTGAAAACCGGTCCAAACCGAACCGTTACACCCCTACTTACGACCTGCATTAGAGATGCATATGCGTATTCATGGGCAAGCGTAGCATGATATATTTGTGCCATCCTCGgtgaataaatattatatatgcaCTCAACCAATATCTGTGAGGTATGATGTTGAGGGAGGGATAAATTGATGTGGTGGAGGGAGTTGGTGTGTACCCCTGATGGTGTGGTTTATAGGTTGGTGGGTGGTTTGAGGATAATTTATGTTAAGACGTTGGTATTGGGAAGAATatgttttttatgatatatagcTGGTTGGGGGATTTGTTTCTACGAGATAGGTTTACCgggttgtttgatttgtctgaAAATAAATTGCTGACAGTCGCAAACAAGTTTGCTTTGGGTTGGGGTGAAGGTGGTGAGTTGTGGAAGTGAGGACGTAGATTGTGGGCATGTGAGGAGGAGATGGTAAGGGAGTGTAGAGATTTACATAACATTGTGTCTTTGCATTTTGATGTTGAGGACATGTGGCTATGGGTCTCGATTCCGGCCGATGGTTAGACAATTAGGGGCGCCTATAGCCTTCTTACTAGTCAGGAACCACTTCATTACAGTACGGCGCCAAACTTCATGGCATAAATAGGTTATGTTGAAGGTGTCTTTGTTTGCTTGGAGGCATATTAGTAATAGATTTCCCACAAGTGATAATTTACATCGACGtggtattattattaatgattcTTAGTTTTGTTTGGATTGTCAGTTTTTTGTTTCTCATTCGGCAGCTTGTCCATGGGTGGTTTGGTTTAGCTTCGATTGCTCCAGAGGGTCTTACGAAGCATTTTGTTCAGTTTGGTAATTTGGGAAGAACATCTAAACAATGGTGCACTATTATGCATCTCATTTGGAAAGAACgaaataatatgatttttaagaacACGAAAAGTACTTCTCTTCAGCTAATAGACAAAATTAAGCTCCTTTCTTTTTGGTGGCTTAAAGCAAAATATGTTTCTTTTGTGTGTGGCTATCATAACTAGTGGCTTAGCCCTCTTATATGTATGGGCATTGGTAGGTAGGATACTTTTTTGGTggcaatatattttattttggtttgttaaaaaaaattaataatatataatgtttttcacaataatttttttttatatttaaaccAAGCTCTTGCTATAAGGCATTggtcatcataaaaaaaaatggatgttatagtttatagggttaaatatgattttggtccctataaatatatcaacttttcgttttagtccctctaaaattttccttcaacttttagtcccttaaaaattttcaatcttcacttttggtccctctaaaataaaatcatatgtagaattcgtatttttgaataaaattttgcagaaaaattcatagtattataagaatctctcccaaaaaaatttagaattttttaaaagaacatgaatttaatatgaatttttatatttttgatagttaaaaattcatattaaatttatgtttagttaaaaaattctaattttttttgggaaatatttttacaatattctacacatttctgcacaatttcattcaaaaatactaaaattaactttaaaatagggaccaaaagtagtgattgaaaattttatagggactaaaagttgaaggaaaattttagagggagtaaaacgaaaagttggtatatttatagggaccaaaaacatatttaaccctagtttataatataggtcaaatacataattattttttatctagtTGTCTCTTATAAAAAGAAGGGTTattagtgttttaccccctgtaatataagttATTTGGATAAATCTTTGCCAAAGTTGAGgacaatatttttaaatctaGAATTGGTGGACTAAAATGGTAAATCAAATgaacaaaatttcatttaaaactaAGTGACAGGAATCAAGTGGTCAATGAGCTTCCCTAACACGAATATTTCGAAGGAATAATAGTTTGATTATTAGAGCTCATTTTCCTTAAATATTAGAGGGTTAAcgcaattatttttattttttattttttcgtatTTAAagcattaataatttaataatgcCTTTGTCcccaatatatatatcattgggGCATAAGACTTAAACATGCATCCCGTTCATTATTTGAAATCTTCTCTCCTTTGCAATATGGAACTCAAATCTCCCTTCTTCCTAATTTCCTCCTTCATCTTCTTGCTAATTTTCCTAGCAAAGATCTACAAGCATAAAATCAAAGTGAGGAGCCATAAACTTCCACCAGGACCATGGAAGCTTCCTCTAATAGGAAACTTGCATCAAATTGCATTTGCAGGAAAACTTCTACACCATACAATTAGAGATCTATCACACAAATATGGACCTCTTATGCATCTTCAGCTTGGTGAAATTTCTGCCGTGGTTGTTTCATCCCCTAATTTGACCAAAGAAATAATGAGGACACATGATCTTTCTTTCGTTGAGAGGCCACGATTCCTTGCTCCGAATATAATAACCTATGAATCAAAAGATATTCTCATGTCTTCATATGGTGATTATTGGAGACAGATGAGAAAAATATGTACATCAGAACTTCTTAGTGCTAAAAGGGTCCAATCTTTTTCTTCCATTAGAGAAGATGGGGTGGAAAAGATGATACAATTCATTCATTCCACTTCTTGTCAAGATCCACTTGATCTTTCTAAAATGATTAGTTCTTTGGTAAGTTCCTTTATTTCAAGGGCAACTTTTGGTAAAAAATCTAAGTATGAAGATGAACTTTTGTGTTTGCTCAAGCAATCAATGGAAATggtaaattattttgatgtttcTGATGTGTTCCCTTCATTTAAACCTATTCATTTCATTAGTGGGATGAAACCTAgattgaagaattttcaaaagaaGTTAgatatgatttttgaaaaaattataaacgcGCATCAATCAAACCATGACCTGCAAGGTgaaaatatagttgatgttCTTCTGCGCATTCAGCAAAGCGGCAGTCTTAATATCCCAATCACACATGACAATGTCAAAGCCGTGATATGGGTTAGTTACTACACTAAATTAATTCctctatcatatcatatcatatcatatcatctCATATAGTATTAATCATCTatatgtcctcgtgagtttaactcagttatcatgaacaatgcataatgtaTGCAAGGTTCAAACTCcaaccactaaaaaaaaaaatccatctatcatatcatatcatatagtataaaaatttactattttataaacttgatcattttataaaattttcagacGTATAAAAAATGCTTAATTAGTGAAATAATCCTTGTAATATACATGAGGTCTATAAACGtctaagtaaaaataaaaatatatatttttactctGTAATTTgatatactttttattttttatttttttatgcataatATGGTCTCCGGTAATTTAGTCACACATGAAAGGCTGATATgacatagtatttttttttttttttaaaggtgatATGACATAGAATCTTGTTGTATGGCTGCTGccatgtggatttttttttatgacgagtcattttcttatattttttttctcaattatttttcttaacatTGAAAGAGGgaataatataaagaaaaaaaaatggatcatTTTAACTTGTAGACATATGTGTCATTTGATTGTCAGAATATGGAGAcatgatattatatattaattatatcctgtttaaattttatgtttgatGCACCAAACAGATATGATGaaataaatcactttttttttttttttatcatattctgactttcttttgtaatttttatcctGAATAGGTAAAAGCTACTCCTATCGTGACATAATTAGAAATTTATTCCTTATTTAATACCTTACTTATATGCAATTAATTACATGTCTTTTTTAAAGTAGTATTTAATTAGTTACGAGAttaattttctcatttatttataataaaataatgatatacTATTAGTTATCATGTGGGCATCAAcacatgatatgattaatgattatcaTGTCAATATCATATGATTCATATCATGTCTTTATCCATACATATacaatattttatctttatccTATCATGACCATCAATAAAATCTACAAAAATGGCCTAGAGGTCAAAATTTTACATGATTTTTTGCATGTTTatttagaacattataataagGCATcccaaataaaatcaaaaaatttctGACAATGAACAGAttaattatgagtttttttaagagacaaaaatttaataacCAAACTCATAATTGAAACACAATTATACATCCAACTACCTCGAAACCTAACCAATGCCCtctattattttggtgtttgttacattgcaacatcatgtcattttttttgttatgatgacaagatttttttttttcataggaCATGTTTGCTGGTGCGAGTGATTCTTCAGCAATAACAATAGATTGGGCTATGTCAGAGTTAATGAAAAACCCTAGAGTGAGGATGAAAGCACAAGCTGAAATAAGAGAAGTTTGTAAAGGTAAGAAGAGAATTTATGAAAGTGATTTGCATGAACTTAGTTACTTGAAGTCAGTGATCAAAGAAACCCTGAGGTTACACCCACCTGGTGCAATACTTACAAGAGAATGCAGGGAAGCATGCAACATAGGAGGATATGAAATACCTATAAAGactaatttaatattaaatgcatgggcaatTGGAAGAGATCCCAATCATTGGTCTGATGCAGAGAAGTTTATACCTGAGAGGTTTCATGATAATACtggttttgattttaataaagtGAATGATAATAGCTTTCAGTACATCCCTTttggaggaggaagaagaatgTGTCCAGGAGTTTTGTTTGGTTTAGCAAATATTGAGCTTCCTCTGGCTGCCTTACTTTACCACTTCGACTGGAAAATTCCTAATGAAATGAAAGCAGAAGACTTTGATATGACTGAAGAATATGGAGCTACGGTGTCTAGGAAAAACAACCTGTTTTTGATTCCAACTccatatatttgattatttccATAAAAATCCATTGTCAACACATGTAACCAAGACAAGATTTACTTTCAATAATTATATCAAATAAAAGTctacttttaagttttaagaTTGAGTTATGAGTCTACTTTTCAATGGTTTATATTAAGAAAAACTCTAGTCCCAAATCGGATAGATAtaactcttgataagagtttataaagagagaCACTCCTAAtcttaaaaattgattatataaggatgagttagatCCTAATTTCAACATTGGATCAGAGCCAATCAATTGGGTCACCTACCATTTATATACACGCACCAAACCCAATAGTGTTGGGCATGAGGGGTGTATTGGAAAAACTCAATTAGATCACACCCACCATTTATATACACGCACCAAACACAATAGTGTTGCGTGCAGGGGGCCCTAGGCATAGGCCATGAGTGAGACGGCCTAGGGCTCATGCCGGTAGGGGAcctaaaaaagaattatttgtgGGGGTTCATATAGCACGAACTGGATTTTGGGGGCTTTATATAGTAAAATGTACCAACAGGCCCGAAACTTTGACATTGTAGACTGGGCTGAGGTCTGTTATTGCTTTGGCCCTTTTGATACATTTTGCTATATACCCCCCATATAAAACAAAGCTTTCTATTTACACCCTCCCAAGTAAAAAATTGTACCCTTTGTTCCTATTAATGTGCCAAGaaatttatgataatttttggggccctttgttcctaataatgtgtcttactaatattaaaaatattttgatatttattatcTAAAAAATTAGGAGAATCTtcacaacaaaacaaattatattttagttaaaaataagtCTACTAGAGAAATTTAAGTCTACACTGCAGGAGTAATTGTTCTCTTATTCTATggtattttgtttagttttgatTTCTATTGTATTTTGTTCTCTTATTCTATGGTATTTTGTTGCGTGCGAGGGGTGTATTGGGAGAACCCAAATCCCACATCAGATTGATAtagcctttttttatttttataaaaagagacaTTTCTCACCATACAAGATAGTTTGGTAAGGATGAGTCCAATTCCAACAGATTATACTCCCAAGTTTTAATACCTTGGAATTATTCATGCCCAACAAGTATGTAAGATTTATATAGAAGCACCAAACTCAATAGTGATGAGCGTGAGTGGTTTATTGGGAAAAACTCAAATTCCACATCAGATCGATAAAATACAAACCGGTTTGATAAGGATGTGTCTTATTCTAATAGGTTATACTCCCAAGttttaatacattgaaaatTTTCATGCCCATCAAGTATGTAAGATGTATGTACGCTTGCACCAAACCCAATAGTGCAGGGTGTGAATGGCGTAATGGGAAAAACCCAAATCCAATATCAGatagatttgatttttttttaaataaaaagagtaATTCCTCGTcatacaagccggttttgtaagaaTGAAACTAggtttttgatatatatatatatatatatatatatatatatatatagagagagagagagagagagagagagagagagatgaggcTAAGGAGGTATATAGAGGAGCTTGGAGAGAGGCTCATTTGTGGAACTCACTGTTGCTGAAAAACTTTATGGTAAGAGGGAGAATTCTTCATCTTTGTGTCCTTAATTTTTGAAAAGGGGAGAAAAGTGTACTCAACCCTCATCTTGGTGTGTCCATTAAGTCTGAAAATTAGAATTGTTATGAGCTTTATGATGTATGCTATAATCATAGGAAAACAGTAGAGATAATTAGTGATGATTGGTGTTGATAAGTGGTGTTGGTGAGaataaattgaaagagaaagattCATGTAaattaggggtgttcgcggtgcggtttggttcggtttcaaACATAATAATCATCCAAACCGCGAGAGAAAAAagcatgcggtttggtttggttcggttgatttttaaaaagtcatccaaaccaaaccaatgcggtttggattggttcagtTGATGCGGTTAATCgcgagataaataaaaaaattacattaactctaatattgccaaCTAGCACCAagcaattttaattattcaaaaaaagaacttgaagttccaaaatagcattacaataccaataaaagttatttatctaaaataacattacagtaccaaaataatatttaagaatCAAAAAAGAACAACTTGAAGTTCCAAAGTAACACATTATCATGACTCCATAATAAGAACACATCGGTATTGGGCTAGTgttgggcttgggcttgggtTCACTTTGGTATTGGGCTAGTACAGTACTTACTTAGTTTAATAACATTGAGTAtttttgcggtttggtttggtttggttcggttgctgagatgcaaaccgaaaaccgaaccaaaccgcgcGGTTCAGTCTAAAAGTTATCCGAACTCATCCGAACCAAgtgcggttttttgcggtttcggtttgggttggttcggtttgcggtttttctattgggttggttcgattttgaacacccctaatgTAAATAGGGTTTTTGATTAGTGAACTAAATGTAAAAGATTGTAAAAATTAAGGAATTGAGTGGAGAATTAGTGTTTAAATGTTTGCGATAGGGTAATGTTAAGGGACGAATTGGGTGAGTTATGGGTTCGAAAACGTAGATTTTTTGGACAATTTAGAAGTGATCCCGAAGCTAAATTTATGTTATTCAGGTCATTGATTCGATGCAAATATCTCTTATTCGTATCAATCTTCATCTGAAATTTTTTGAATCGAACCGCACATCTTTGATTCGTATCacttagagctgtcaaaatgggcgGCCCGGCCCATTTAGGCCCGGCCCAACTGGGCCAAGGGCTTTTAAGGACCGGGCTAAAAAGTCCGGTTTGAATATGGGCTGAAAAAATagagcccgagcccggcccttTACGGGCTCCCGGGCCAGCCCAggcccgttttttttttttcttcatttttttcattatttaaggactaaaaacataataacataaatgtacacaaaatttatattgaacaaaagataaattaagttTGGTCCAAGAGAATAACAATTATCCATACTAAGATAATAACATTAACATAATTGTACACgaaaaaagtatatttattaaattcattTGCTAATTAGTATAGttactatatataatttttttagggaacatcATAGTCACTATATTGTCTTGCAAGATCcacatatatgatataattaattaattagccaatacatgtaaaaataaattaaaaaaagaaagaaagataaagggTACTAACTGAGTTGACAGTGAGGAAAGGAAATCATTATGCAACCATAAGCAAAAGGGTTTCAAAAGTGGGGAATAAAAgcataacatttttaacatcaTAGGAGAACAAGAGTTAAGAAACAATGATGAAACATGAccactttgatttttgtttttccttcattttaattagaagtaacaaaatttcggtaaaaaaaaataaaattagaagtaacaaaacaaatgaacataattatatacaatttttagAAGAGAGAATGACTTAAATACCAAATGAACAAAATTATTTGGACTGTCCGTCCAGTCCagtgtaaaaaattattaatttttttttttgcgggcTGCCCTTAGCCCGAACGGGCttcgggccgggctaaaaagccctgaAAAAATTCGGGCTGCTATTTATCGGCCCAGGCCCTACAttttattcgggctttcgggccggcccgtaaggcccggcccattttgacagctctagtatCACTCCTTAATTCTggccttttaatttcttttttaacccttgaatcgattcaaacatCTCTGATTCATATCAATTTTgacaacatcagattttccCCTTTTCACATGTCTGAATCGAATTAGATTGATACTAAATCGAATAACTATGTTGTTTTAGATGTACTTAGGCGAGGGAAGTATGTTTAGGTGTTCTAGAAgtgattttgttaaaataatggTGAGTCTAAGTTACAAAATAACTAGAGaagtagaaaataaaaacaaattgaaaatataGGATGGTGTTTTATTGATAATTGGAAACATTAAAGGTAACAATAGTAGTgagataaaatattattgaaatcaTTGTTGAGATTAATGATTTAGAGTAATAGTGTTTTATTTAGTGAGATGAAAACAAtatgatataaagttattatTGATAAGATGAAATACTATGTTATAAAGTTGTTATCGATGAAACCAAATAATATGTTACAATGTTGTTTAAGGAGAggaataaatataattacagTGTCGTTAATTGATGAGAATAGTATTGTGTTTTGGTGTCGTTTTTTCGTGATACGAATATTTTTTATGACGAGGTTATAGGTGAGTTAATTCTTGTTTGTGAAGTCGAATTTTTGGTGAGATAACCCTTGTTAACCATATTGAATTATGGTGAGATAAATCTTATTGTGGTGCTCATAAATTGGTTAGATATATATTGTATAATGGTGTGAAATATTAGTGATATATATGTTGCCAAATTGTGTGAATATTGGTGAGACAATCTTATTTATGGTGTTGATTACTGGTAATGAATATTGTGTATTATGTATTATTCAGTAACACAACTCTGACATACAAAAATTGATAACTAaaatttgtaacaatttttaattgattaattatttattttaaagagttattattaattttattaataatcataatcaattgATTTTTCCTTTTGAGTAAGTCATATATGCACGTTTTTTCTACTACTATTTTAACCGTTACAAGCATGACTAAATTGCATACTTTTGgttattctatttattttttttttcggttTTCATTTTCCACTTTAATAGCAACTTTTTTTACTTGCTGATATATAAAAGAGTACGTGGATTGGTGAGAGAATATAGTGTGAAAAAGATACACAGACTCATAGTTTATTTCCTCTCTTAATTTTTTCACCATCATCTCTAATTATAAAACATTAAGTTACATTGAGCAATCCAAATAAGTTGTTCATGAGACCTTGCTAATTCACATGTGGTGCTAGCAAGAAGTGATTGTTGTATCCTAAAGAGTATTAACTATGAGACCTATCGCATTGGGTGATCCATCCGGGATGGCAAAATACTCTTAAGCCCGGTGCATTGCACGCCTCAATCAATAATATCGATAAGTTTCTATTCtctatttaatttgatgaagagtcatatgtatatatatacacatacatatatacatacatacatatatatatatatatatatatatatatatatatatatatatttgtgctattatttcttttgatttattagTTTATAATAATTCTATGTCCTAATTTTTCCTAcagaattggtaccacatgcatatatgagATATGAACGAAGTGCATTTTGCATATTAAGTGTTGTTGTTTGAAAATGGTGTGTTATGACTGATGTATGAATGTTGATTTCTATATTGTTGAGTATTATGAATGTCGATGTCTAAATTGGTGAGCATTATGAATAGTGTACATGAATGTTGATGATTGAAATATATGCTATTAATTGTGTTATCACTCCTTTTGTTGTTGTGTGAGTGACAGTCATATGTCCACCGCCCGCCCTTCAGTACCTCCTCCATATCCAGTTTGTAAAATAATTGGAACAAGAATAATCCTGGTTGCGCTACCTTCACCGCCACCCTCTTTACCGGTCGCC belongs to Medicago truncatula cultivar Jemalong A17 chromosome 6, MtrunA17r5.0-ANR, whole genome shotgun sequence and includes:
- the LOC25496082 gene encoding cytochrome P450 71D8 produces the protein MELKSPFFLISSFIFLLIFLAKIYKHKIKVRSHKLPPGPWKLPLIGNLHQIAFAGKLLHHTIRDLSHKYGPLMHLQLGEISAVVVSSPNLTKEIMRTHDLSFVERPRFLAPNIITYESKDILMSSYGDYWRQMRKICTSELLSAKRVQSFSSIREDGVEKMIQFIHSTSCQDPLDLSKMISSLVSSFISRATFGKKSKYEDELLCLLKQSMEMVNYFDVSDVFPSFKPIHFISGMKPRLKNFQKKLDMIFEKIINAHQSNHDLQGENIVDVLLRIQQSGSLNIPITHDNVKAVIWDMFAGASDSSAITIDWAMSELMKNPRVRMKAQAEIREVCKGKKRIYESDLHELSYLKSVIKETLRLHPPGAILTRECREACNIGGYEIPIKTNLILNAWAIGRDPNHWSDAEKFIPERFHDNTGFDFNKVNDNSFQYIPFGGGRRMCPGVLFGLANIELPLAALLYHFDWKIPNEMKAEDFDMTEEYGATVSRKNNLFLIPTPYI